The Miscanthus floridulus cultivar M001 chromosome 17, ASM1932011v1, whole genome shotgun sequence genome has a window encoding:
- the LOC136515276 gene encoding uncharacterized protein: MDQYIRIGESTVIESLRRFVTAVVDVFGEKYLRSPNENDTSRLLAIRQRRGFPGMLGSLDCMHWRWKNCPNPWHGQYTKHEHEPTIILEVVASHDLWIWHAFFGLLGSHNDINVLHRSHLFARLAEGDALEVNFIVNGNNYTMGYYLVDGIYPQWVTFVKTITNPQGNKKKYFVKAQEAVRKDVERAFGVLEAQFAIVRGPARMWDKATLRKIMTACVIMHNMIVEDERSEDEDEDVHYEGVGQLVRPTPPEVRNRTREFHEFLQAHHNITNRQIHAQLQQDLIEHLWQHYSDMYQY; this comes from the coding sequence ATGGATCAATACATTCGTATTGGTGAAAGTACTGTCATAGAAAGCCTTAGAAGATTTGTAACAGCAGTTGTTGACGTGTTTGGAGAGAAGTATCTGAGATCCCCTAATGAGAATGACACAAGTAGATTACTTGCAATCAGGCAGCGGAGGGGCTTTCCTGGAATGCTTGGGAGTTTGGATTGCATGCATTGGAGGTGGAAGAATTGTCCTAACCCATGGCATGGGCAATATACTAAGCATGAGCACGAGCCTACAATAATACTCGAAGTTGTTGCATCGCATGATCTTTGGATTTGGCATGCTTTTTTTGGTTTACTAGGGTCACACAATGATATCAATGTTCTTCATCGTTCCCATCTATTTGCAAGGCTAGCCGAAGGAGATGCCCTAGAAGTTAATTTTATCGTTAACGGTAATAATTATACAATGGGGTACTACCTTGTAGATGGCATCTACCCTCAATGGGTGACATTTGTGAAGACCATAACAAATCCCCAAGGGAACAAGAAGAAATACTTTGTCAAGGCACAAGAAGCGGTTAGAAAGGATGTGGAAAGGGCTTTTGGGGTTCTAGAAGCTCAATTTGCCATTGTTCGCGGACCAGCTCGTATGTGGGATAAAGCGACACTTAGAAAAATAATGACAGCTTGtgtcatcatgcacaacatgatcGTTGAAGACGAGCGAAGTGAAGACGAAGACGAAGACGTCCACTACGAGGGTGTCGGCCAGCTTGTGAGACCTACCCCACCTGAAGTTCGTAATCGTACACGAGAGTTCCATGAATTCCTACAAGCTCATCACAATATCACAAACAGGCAAATCCACGCCCAACTTCAGCAAGATCTTATCGAGCACCTTTGGCAGCATTACTCGGACATGTATCAGTACTGA